A section of the Ciceribacter thiooxidans genome encodes:
- the leuB gene encoding 3-isopropylmalate dehydrogenase, whose translation MTVRKLFLLPGDGIGPEAMAEVRKIIAYMNSEMKAGFETDEGLVGGCAYDAHGAAISEDDMAKAMAADAVLFGAVGGPKWDAVPYDVRPEAGLLRLRKDLELFANLRPAICYPALASASSLKPELVEGLDILIVRELTGGVYFGEPKIITDLGNGQKRAIDTQVYDTYEIERIASVAFELARTRKNAVCSMEKRNVMKSGVLWNQVVTEVHKAKYPDVKLEHMLADAGGMQLVRNPKQFDVIVTDNLFGDMLSDVAAMLTGSLGMLPSASLGAPDAKTGKRKALYEPVHGSAPDIAGKGVANPIAMIASFAMCLRYSFNMIKEADTLEKAIANVLEKGIRTGDIMAEGCRQVGTSDMGDTILAEFKALSA comes from the coding sequence ATGACAGTGCGCAAGCTTTTCCTTCTCCCCGGCGACGGTATCGGCCCGGAGGCCATGGCCGAGGTCCGCAAGATCATCGCTTACATGAATAGCGAGATGAAGGCCGGGTTCGAGACCGACGAGGGACTTGTCGGGGGATGCGCCTACGACGCACACGGCGCTGCGATCTCCGAAGATGACATGGCCAAAGCGATGGCTGCAGACGCCGTACTCTTCGGCGCCGTCGGTGGCCCGAAGTGGGACGCCGTTCCTTATGACGTCCGCCCGGAAGCCGGCCTTCTTCGTCTTCGCAAGGATCTGGAGCTCTTCGCCAACCTTCGTCCGGCGATCTGCTATCCGGCACTCGCCTCGGCATCGTCGCTGAAGCCTGAACTGGTCGAAGGTCTCGACATCCTGATCGTGCGCGAGCTCACGGGCGGCGTATATTTCGGCGAACCGAAGATAATCACCGATCTCGGTAACGGCCAGAAGCGTGCGATCGACACGCAGGTCTACGACACCTACGAGATCGAGCGTATTGCGTCGGTCGCCTTCGAGCTTGCCCGTACCCGCAAGAACGCCGTTTGCTCGATGGAAAAGCGGAACGTCATGAAGTCGGGCGTGCTCTGGAACCAGGTCGTTACCGAAGTTCACAAGGCAAAGTATCCGGACGTCAAGCTCGAGCACATGCTGGCCGACGCCGGCGGTATGCAGCTGGTGCGCAATCCGAAGCAATTTGACGTCATCGTCACGGACAACCTCTTCGGTGACATGCTCTCCGACGTCGCGGCGATGCTCACCGGCTCCCTCGGCATGCTTCCCTCGGCATCGCTCGGTGCGCCCGATGCGAAGACCGGCAAGCGCAAGGCCCTCTACGAACCGGTTCATGGATCCGCACCCGACATTGCAGGGAAGGGTGTTGCCAACCCGATCGCGATGATCGCATCGTTCGCGATGTGCCTTCGTTACTCGTTCAATATGATCAAGGAAGCCGACACTCTGGAAAAGGCGATCGCAAACGTTCTTGAAAAAGGCATCCGGACAGGTGACATCATGGCGGAAGGTTGCCGACAGGTCGGAACCTCGGACATGGGCGACACCATTCTCGCCGAGTTCAAGGCACTTTCCGCATGA
- the thiB gene encoding thiamine ABC transporter substrate binding subunit yields MISVLSGCTHLGVAAIAVLSSVPALAADKTLTIYTYESFISEWGPGPKVKEAFEKTCECQVDFVGVADGVALLTRLKLEGDASKADLVLGLDTNLVAEAKQTGFFDVHGVDTSAVKVPGGFSDDTFIPYDYGHFAVVYDTQALKTPPKSMKELVEGDPSQKIVIEDPRTSTPGLGLLLWVKSIYGDEAPAAWQKLKGRILTVTPGWSEAYGLFTKGEVPMVLSYTTSPAYHMVAEETERYQAAAFSEGHYIQIEVAGLLKNAPEKDLARKFLKFMLSPGFQNTIPTNNWMMPAAPTSEPLPEAFGKLVSPSKTFLMSPEEVAANRKAWIDEWLAAMTLK; encoded by the coding sequence ATGATATCCGTTCTTTCCGGCTGCACGCATCTCGGCGTGGCGGCAATTGCAGTGCTGTCGTCTGTTCCCGCTTTGGCGGCCGACAAGACTTTGACGATCTACACTTACGAAAGCTTCATTTCCGAATGGGGCCCGGGTCCAAAGGTCAAGGAAGCATTCGAGAAGACCTGCGAATGCCAGGTGGATTTCGTCGGCGTCGCCGATGGGGTTGCTTTGCTGACGCGCCTGAAACTCGAGGGCGATGCGAGCAAGGCCGATCTCGTCCTCGGGCTCGACACCAATCTCGTTGCCGAGGCGAAACAGACCGGCTTTTTCGACGTGCACGGTGTCGACACCTCGGCGGTCAAGGTTCCCGGCGGCTTCTCCGACGACACCTTCATTCCATATGATTACGGTCATTTCGCAGTCGTTTACGATACGCAGGCACTGAAGACGCCCCCGAAGAGCATGAAGGAACTCGTGGAGGGCGATCCTTCGCAGAAGATCGTGATCGAGGATCCCAGAACGTCAACGCCCGGACTCGGATTGCTGCTCTGGGTCAAGTCGATCTACGGCGATGAAGCGCCGGCCGCCTGGCAGAAGCTGAAAGGCCGTATCTTGACCGTGACGCCCGGCTGGTCGGAAGCCTACGGCTTGTTCACGAAGGGTGAGGTGCCGATGGTACTCTCTTACACGACGTCACCGGCTTATCATATGGTCGCCGAAGAAACCGAGCGTTACCAGGCTGCCGCCTTCTCCGAAGGCCATTACATCCAGATCGAAGTCGCCGGCTTGCTCAAGAATGCGCCCGAGAAGGACCTCGCGCGCAAGTTCCTCAAGTTCATGCTGAGCCCCGGGTTCCAGAATACCATTCCGACCAACAACTGGATGATGCCTGCCGCACCGACGTCGGAGCCGCTACCGGAGGCCTTCGGAAAGCTGGTCAGCCCCTCCAAGACGTTCCTGATGTCTCCGGAGGAGGTCGCAGCCAACCGGAAGGCGTGGATCGACGAGTGGCTCGCAGCAATGACGCTCAAGTAA
- a CDS encoding RNA polymerase factor sigma-32: MNAMSVDRHIIRFAMAQPYLEREEEVDLAKRWKNGQDRDARNRIAYAHMRLVIAMATKFRGFGLPLNDLIQEGYIGLLEAAARFDPAREVRFSTYAGWWIRASMQDYILRNWSIVRGGTSSSQKALFFNLRRLRAKLAQTDSHLSDQAIHQQIAATLGVSLADVQSMDARLAGSDASLQTPIMGKNGQGVEQLEMLESEEIPPDEQVRGKIDGERWSKWLKCAMERLNDRETRIIRARRLSEDGATLEELGAELGISKERVRQIETRAMEKLKTALSSCGPTAGELRELAT; this comes from the coding sequence ATGAACGCCATGTCGGTTGACAGACACATTATCCGTTTTGCCATGGCTCAGCCATATCTGGAGCGCGAGGAGGAGGTCGATCTCGCCAAAAGATGGAAAAACGGTCAGGACCGGGACGCCCGCAATCGGATTGCCTATGCGCATATGCGCCTTGTCATCGCCATGGCAACGAAATTCCGCGGCTTCGGTCTTCCGCTGAACGATTTGATCCAGGAAGGCTATATAGGCCTTCTCGAAGCAGCTGCGCGCTTCGATCCGGCGAGGGAGGTCCGCTTCTCTACCTATGCAGGATGGTGGATCCGCGCTTCAATGCAAGATTACATTCTCCGCAACTGGTCGATTGTCCGAGGCGGAACGAGTTCATCCCAGAAAGCTCTGTTCTTCAATCTTCGCAGGCTGCGTGCGAAACTGGCGCAGACCGACAGCCATCTGAGCGATCAGGCCATTCATCAGCAGATCGCCGCCACGCTCGGCGTTAGCCTAGCTGACGTTCAATCGATGGACGCCCGTCTGGCCGGGAGCGATGCTTCCCTGCAGACACCGATCATGGGCAAGAACGGACAGGGCGTCGAACAGCTCGAAATGCTGGAGAGCGAGGAAATTCCGCCCGACGAACAAGTGCGGGGCAAGATCGACGGCGAACGCTGGTCGAAATGGCTCAAATGCGCCATGGAGCGACTGAACGATCGTGAAACCCGCATCATTCGTGCACGTCGCCTCTCCGAAGATGGTGCAACACTCGAAGAGCTCGGCGCCGAACTCGGCATCTCCAAGGAAAGGGTGCGCCAGATCGAAACCCGCGCGATGGAAAAGCTGAAGACGGCCCTGAGCAGTTGCGGCCCCACCGCCGGCGAGCTTCGCGAACTTGCCACCTGA
- the thiP gene encoding thiamine/thiamine pyrophosphate ABC transporter permease ThiP has product MLGRRQRLTGFLGGAFSLVAIGIFVGVAILALLHYGGEGGLTVLFSDPLLLSVLRFTLLQAALSTALSVILAIPVARSLARQTRFLGRMWVIRLMAVPMGLPVLIGALGLIGIWGRQGLINDGLLLLGKAEPVSIYGLGGILLAHVFFNLPLAARLMLAGLERLPSEYWLMSATLGMKSGAIFRFIEWPALRSLIPGIAGLVFMLCATSFTLVLILGGGPAATTLEVAIYQALRFDFDPERAVSLAFLQIAVTALILVAMALFPAPAEHGKTLGRPPRRFDGLGLKARLSDGTALVAAVLFLTLPLGAVVVAGLRADLLKLLTEEAFLRAAATSLAIALGSALSALLLALATIHAQTVISLLRRPSLTMKGISLLLSGVSSLVLLVPTIVLATGWFMALRSMGDIASFAPAVVVGINALMALPFVMRVLAPALATHRAATGRLVFSLGIAGFSKLRLIDWPLLKKPLLTALSFAMALSLGDLGAVALFGSEKITTLPWLIYNRMGQYRTNDADGLALILGLICLLLTLAGTTGAQSRKDDVENAGPV; this is encoded by the coding sequence ATGCTGGGAAGACGGCAGCGTTTGACGGGTTTCCTTGGCGGAGCGTTCAGTCTTGTCGCCATCGGGATATTCGTCGGTGTCGCAATCCTGGCGTTGCTCCACTACGGCGGGGAAGGTGGCTTAACGGTACTCTTCTCCGACCCGCTGCTCCTGTCCGTGCTGCGTTTCACGCTGTTGCAGGCGGCACTTTCGACTGCACTTTCGGTGATTCTTGCGATCCCGGTCGCTAGATCACTCGCCCGTCAGACACGTTTCCTAGGACGCATGTGGGTGATCCGACTGATGGCGGTGCCGATGGGACTTCCTGTTCTGATCGGCGCTCTCGGCCTGATCGGCATCTGGGGGCGGCAGGGATTGATCAACGATGGGCTGCTCCTCCTTGGCAAGGCGGAGCCAGTTAGCATTTATGGTCTCGGCGGCATCTTGCTCGCGCACGTTTTCTTCAATCTGCCGCTTGCCGCGCGCTTGATGCTTGCTGGACTCGAGCGTTTACCCTCCGAATATTGGCTGATGAGTGCGACGCTTGGCATGAAGTCAGGCGCGATTTTCCGTTTCATCGAATGGCCCGCGCTTCGCTCGCTCATTCCCGGCATCGCCGGTCTCGTATTCATGCTTTGTGCCACCAGCTTCACGCTTGTCCTCATTCTCGGGGGAGGTCCTGCCGCGACAACGCTCGAGGTGGCGATCTACCAAGCCCTTCGGTTTGATTTCGATCCGGAGCGGGCTGTGTCGCTAGCCTTCTTGCAGATCGCCGTTACGGCCTTGATATTGGTGGCCATGGCCCTATTTCCTGCGCCGGCGGAGCACGGGAAGACGCTCGGTCGTCCGCCACGACGATTCGACGGTTTGGGCCTCAAAGCGCGTCTTTCGGACGGTACCGCGCTCGTCGCCGCCGTGTTGTTTCTTACTCTCCCTCTCGGGGCAGTCGTCGTTGCCGGCCTCAGGGCTGATCTCCTCAAGCTTCTCACCGAAGAGGCATTTCTGCGAGCTGCGGCGACAAGCCTTGCAATCGCTCTCGGGTCGGCATTATCGGCACTCTTGCTTGCGCTGGCGACCATCCACGCGCAAACGGTGATCAGTCTCTTGCGGCGGCCCTCGCTAACCATGAAAGGCATCTCGCTACTTCTGTCGGGCGTGTCTTCTCTCGTGTTGTTGGTCCCGACGATCGTGCTCGCGACGGGGTGGTTCATGGCACTGAGATCAATGGGAGACATCGCGAGTTTCGCACCGGCGGTCGTCGTCGGTATCAATGCGCTAATGGCCCTGCCGTTCGTCATGCGGGTCTTGGCGCCTGCACTGGCAACCCATCGCGCCGCGACGGGACGTCTGGTTTTCAGTCTGGGTATCGCCGGGTTTTCAAAACTGCGACTGATCGACTGGCCGCTTCTCAAAAAGCCATTGCTGACCGCTCTTTCCTTCGCCATGGCGCTTTCGCTCGGAGATCTGGGAGCCGTGGCTCTTTTCGGATCTGAGAAAATCACGACATTGCCGTGGCTGATTTACAATCGTATGGGACAGTACCGGACCAACGACGCCGACGGACTTGCCCTGATTCTCGGCCTGATCTGTCTGCTTCTAACCCTCGCCGGCACCACCGGCGCCCAGTCCCGGAAGGATGATGTCGAGAATGCCGGACCAGTGTAA
- a CDS encoding phosphatase PAP2 family protein translates to MVAWVNYLPSAICRPAIARSREARGRSVAKSRQLRTAEKRNAGAIAAWLRGRRERNTLPASSSYWQVFLFVTANLVLLAFLVFDVPAAATAGDVPAAVRSVSRAVTDIGKSGWILFGSAFVFFAAFVATGRIEDARRRFQALYTSQISLYLFATVALSGLSANLIKRAIGRARPVQFEEWGVFGFSPFAGSARFESFPSGHATTIGALFMALALLLPRHRAVLAMLAIWLGMTRVMVGAHYPSDVTAGLAFGAWFSLLIAIAFSRYGIVFKPGPNGLPVPRLALPHNIWPNLRMRRSR, encoded by the coding sequence TTGGTTGCATGGGTGAATTATTTACCGAGCGCTATTTGCCGCCCGGCAATTGCTAGGAGCCGTGAGGCTCGAGGACGGAGCGTGGCAAAGAGCCGCCAGCTTAGAACCGCTGAGAAGAGAAACGCAGGCGCAATCGCGGCTTGGCTGAGAGGCCGCCGCGAAAGGAACACGCTTCCTGCATCTTCGTCCTACTGGCAGGTTTTTCTATTCGTCACCGCCAACCTCGTCCTGCTTGCGTTCCTGGTTTTCGACGTGCCAGCGGCAGCGACGGCCGGAGACGTGCCGGCCGCAGTACGTTCAGTCAGTCGCGCTGTTACCGATATCGGTAAATCCGGGTGGATACTTTTCGGATCGGCCTTCGTCTTCTTCGCAGCATTCGTGGCAACGGGCAGGATCGAAGACGCCAGAAGGCGTTTTCAGGCGCTCTACACGAGCCAAATTTCGCTCTATCTCTTCGCAACTGTCGCTCTCTCCGGACTCTCGGCAAATCTGATCAAGCGCGCCATCGGCCGCGCTCGGCCGGTTCAGTTCGAGGAATGGGGTGTATTCGGCTTTTCCCCCTTTGCCGGAAGCGCTCGCTTCGAAAGTTTCCCTTCAGGTCATGCAACGACAATCGGCGCACTGTTCATGGCTCTTGCGCTGCTCCTACCGCGTCATCGGGCCGTTCTTGCCATGCTCGCCATCTGGCTGGGCATGACGCGAGTCATGGTAGGAGCGCACTATCCCAGTGATGTAACCGCCGGATTGGCGTTCGGCGCCTGGTTCTCGCTGTTGATCGCGATCGCCTTTTCGCGGTACGGTATCGTCTTCAAGCCCGGCCCGAACGGGCTGCCGGTGCCACGACTTGCTCTTCCGCACAATATCTGGCCGAATCTTCGGATGCGGCGATCACGCTGA
- a CDS encoding ATP-binding cassette domain-containing protein, which produces MPDQCNAVVLDNVRLRLGARDFLFDCRIPKGTITAVAGPSGSGKSTLLNLIAGFETPDHGRLSIEGEDVRGVLPSDRPVSLIFQDNNLFAHLDLFTNVGLGINPGLHLGAKEREMVSTALERVGLKGFERRRPSTLSGGERQRVAFARALVRRKPVLLLDEPFAALDPGSRSAMADLLQALHRETRNTVVIITHDADEVARLAEHVLFVDRGRISFSGPVEVFLQRRDIEAVRAFLGG; this is translated from the coding sequence ATGCCGGACCAGTGTAATGCCGTTGTCCTCGACAATGTCCGGCTCCGGCTCGGAGCCCGGGATTTCCTGTTCGACTGCCGAATTCCCAAGGGGACGATCACCGCGGTCGCCGGACCCTCCGGCTCAGGAAAATCGACGCTCCTGAACCTGATCGCCGGTTTCGAGACGCCGGATCATGGCCGGTTGTCGATCGAAGGAGAAGATGTACGCGGCGTCCTGCCGTCTGACCGGCCGGTTTCGCTTATCTTTCAGGACAATAATCTCTTTGCCCACCTTGATCTGTTCACGAATGTGGGGCTCGGAATCAACCCGGGTCTTCATCTCGGAGCGAAGGAACGGGAGATGGTATCGACGGCGCTGGAGCGGGTCGGCCTGAAAGGTTTCGAGCGTCGGCGCCCCTCGACGCTTTCGGGCGGGGAGCGTCAGCGTGTCGCTTTCGCAAGGGCGCTTGTGCGGCGCAAACCAGTACTGCTTCTGGACGAGCCCTTCGCGGCGCTGGATCCTGGGTCGCGATCGGCCATGGCGGACCTTCTTCAAGCTCTGCATCGTGAAACGCGCAACACGGTGGTCATCATCACTCACGATGCGGACGAGGTGGCGCGCCTTGCGGAGCACGTGCTTTTTGTCGATCGGGGAAGAATTTCCTTCTCCGGTCCGGTGGAGGTATTTCTCCAGCGCCGCGATATCGAAGCCGTGAGGGCCTTTCTCGGCGGCTGA
- a CDS encoding ABC transporter ATP-binding protein/permease, whose translation MTNAEPLGRSGAETAYEIGFKRQITIAAESFWESPVRNRILLVAAALLTIILLTAYGQILLNRWNAPFYNSLERRDLPEFIVQLKNFAFIAGFLLLLNVVQTWLNQMAALYMREGLSRDIVDRWLTDRRAYRLSLSSPLGVNPDQRLHEDARKLSEMTTSLTIGLVQATILLVSFIGVLWQLSSGFVFHVGDTSFSIPGYMVWGAVFYASIASLASNLVGFRLTRINAERYAREADLRFSLMRTNENLEAITLARGEEGQRQRIHFRIDGVIAMIRQLAMALTNLTWVTAGFGWLALVVPTLIASPAYFAGSMSFGELMMSAAAFNQVHSALRWYVNNFDSIADWKATLLRVMSFRAALIEMDDFHPEGSEILLKHGTAGQLAFRGITICAKPNGNSCEHAFRLREPDPVINPGEKVMINGDHGVNRKLLFDALAGLWPWGSGSIELPEQEILFVPQLDYLPEGPLQDALLFPAAAAEFSDEEIAAALTRVGLHELTKSLDEHARWDRRLEKDEQMLLTFANLLLRRPKWIVFNDVLEGLEPETVERLSSIMSELQEATLIYIGRSGAFYDTTSPRLLHLEAIPQTPPAL comes from the coding sequence ATGACCAATGCAGAGCCACTAGGACGATCCGGAGCCGAGACGGCCTACGAGATCGGCTTCAAGAGGCAAATCACGATTGCGGCAGAGTCCTTCTGGGAGTCGCCGGTGCGCAATCGCATACTTCTCGTTGCGGCGGCCTTGCTGACGATCATTCTCCTCACGGCCTACGGCCAGATCCTTCTCAACCGCTGGAATGCACCTTTCTACAATTCGCTGGAACGCCGCGACCTGCCGGAATTCATCGTCCAGCTGAAAAACTTTGCATTCATCGCCGGGTTCCTTCTGTTGCTCAATGTCGTGCAGACCTGGCTCAATCAGATGGCAGCGCTCTACATGCGAGAAGGCCTGTCGCGCGATATTGTCGACCGGTGGCTGACCGACCGGCGAGCGTATCGGCTTTCGCTTTCGAGCCCCCTTGGCGTCAACCCTGACCAGCGACTACATGAAGATGCCCGCAAGCTCTCCGAAATGACCACTTCGCTGACGATCGGCCTCGTCCAGGCAACGATCTTGCTCGTCAGCTTCATCGGCGTGCTTTGGCAGCTGTCGAGCGGCTTTGTCTTTCATGTCGGCGATACGAGTTTCTCGATTCCCGGATACATGGTTTGGGGGGCGGTCTTCTATGCCAGCATTGCCTCACTGGCCAGCAATCTCGTCGGCTTTCGGCTCACGCGCATCAATGCCGAACGATACGCCCGCGAAGCCGATCTGCGCTTCTCGCTGATGCGCACGAACGAGAATCTCGAAGCCATTACACTTGCGCGCGGCGAAGAGGGCCAGCGCCAGCGCATCCATTTCAGGATTGACGGCGTTATAGCAATGATTCGCCAACTCGCGATGGCGCTCACCAATCTTACTTGGGTTACCGCCGGCTTCGGCTGGCTCGCGCTCGTCGTCCCGACATTGATCGCATCTCCGGCCTATTTTGCGGGATCTATGAGCTTCGGCGAATTGATGATGTCGGCAGCCGCGTTCAACCAGGTCCACTCGGCGCTGCGCTGGTACGTCAACAATTTCGACTCCATCGCAGACTGGAAGGCGACCCTCCTACGTGTAATGAGTTTCAGGGCGGCGCTCATTGAAATGGATGATTTCCATCCCGAGGGAAGCGAGATTCTGCTGAAACACGGAACAGCGGGACAGCTCGCTTTTCGGGGCATAACGATTTGCGCAAAGCCGAACGGCAACAGCTGCGAGCACGCCTTTCGCCTGCGTGAACCGGATCCCGTCATCAATCCTGGCGAAAAGGTCATGATCAACGGCGACCACGGCGTCAACCGGAAGCTGCTCTTCGATGCTCTCGCCGGGCTTTGGCCGTGGGGAAGCGGATCGATCGAACTTCCGGAACAGGAAATTCTCTTCGTTCCGCAACTGGACTACCTGCCCGAAGGACCACTTCAGGATGCTTTGCTGTTCCCAGCGGCGGCCGCAGAGTTCTCCGATGAGGAGATCGCTGCGGCGCTGACACGCGTTGGCCTTCACGAACTTACGAAGTCCCTCGATGAGCACGCCCGATGGGACCGCCGGCTCGAGAAGGACGAGCAGATGCTGCTTACATTCGCCAATCTGCTGCTGCGCCGCCCGAAATGGATCGTCTTCAACGATGTCCTCGAAGGCCTGGAGCCCGAAACCGTCGAGCGGCTGTCGTCGATAATGAGCGAATTACAGGAGGCTACACTCATCTATATCGGCAGATCCGGCGCTTTCTATGACACCACGTCTCCGAGATTGCTGCATCTGGAAGCGATCCCACAGACACCTCCCGCTCTCTAA
- a CDS encoding M48 family metalloprotease codes for MWAPGPFARTRGLRGSLNLLAAVSLAALLSSCQSLFEQAYVADVSPSNTPQIVEEVQKGDPRAQMGAREHPRIVASYGGEYHDEKTEKLVARIAGALTAVSENPNQSYRITILNSPAINAFALPGGYLYVTRGLLALANDASEVAAVLSHEMAHVTANHGIERQRREEAEVIASRVVAEVLSSDLAGKQALARGKLRLAAFSRQQELQADVIGVRTLGEAGYDPYAAARFLDSMAAYSHFTSVDPYSDQSLDFLSSHPNAPQRVELARRHARAFGPEGTHGETGRDYYLQGIDGLLYGDSPQEGYVRGQTFLHAGLGIRFDVPNGFQIDNKVEAVLATGPGDVAIRFDGIADSDRRSLSNYISSGWVTGLLPETIRATTVNGLEAATAKASAERWDFDVTVIRIGPQIFRFLTAVPKGSPALEPTAEKLRSSFRRITRQEAASLKPLRVRVITVGQGDTIGSLAARMMGTERKLELFKLINALNTGSTLAPGSRVKIISE; via the coding sequence ATGTGGGCGCCTGGTCCTTTTGCGCGTACGCGGGGATTGCGGGGGTCGCTAAATCTGCTCGCAGCCGTTTCGTTGGCTGCGCTGCTATCGTCATGCCAGTCGTTGTTCGAACAGGCTTACGTTGCGGATGTCTCTCCTTCGAACACCCCGCAGATCGTCGAAGAGGTTCAGAAGGGTGATCCACGGGCCCAGATGGGCGCGCGCGAACACCCACGAATCGTCGCAAGCTATGGCGGCGAGTATCACGATGAGAAAACGGAGAAACTGGTCGCGCGGATTGCGGGCGCGCTGACTGCTGTTTCGGAGAACCCGAACCAGTCCTACCGAATCACGATCCTGAACTCTCCGGCAATCAACGCCTTTGCCCTGCCTGGCGGCTATCTGTATGTCACCCGCGGTCTCCTTGCCCTTGCCAACGACGCATCGGAGGTCGCAGCCGTGTTGTCGCACGAAATGGCTCACGTCACGGCCAACCATGGAATCGAGCGGCAACGTCGCGAAGAGGCGGAGGTGATCGCCAGCCGCGTGGTAGCCGAGGTTCTTTCGAGTGATCTTGCGGGCAAGCAGGCGCTGGCGCGCGGCAAGCTCCGCCTGGCGGCATTCTCGCGTCAGCAGGAGTTGCAGGCGGACGTGATCGGGGTGCGAACGTTGGGCGAAGCCGGCTACGATCCCTACGCTGCAGCGCGGTTCCTCGATTCGATGGCGGCCTACAGTCATTTCACCTCGGTCGATCCCTATTCGGACCAGAGCCTCGACTTCCTGTCGAGCCACCCGAATGCTCCGCAGCGCGTGGAACTGGCCCGCCGCCATGCGCGTGCCTTCGGTCCCGAGGGAACACACGGCGAAACGGGACGTGACTATTACCTACAGGGAATCGACGGCCTGCTTTATGGCGACAGCCCGCAGGAGGGTTACGTCCGTGGGCAGACTTTCCTGCATGCCGGACTTGGTATCCGCTTCGACGTCCCGAATGGATTCCAGATCGACAATAAGGTCGAAGCAGTGCTGGCAACGGGACCGGGGGACGTCGCGATTCGCTTCGATGGGATTGCCGACAGCGACCGCCGCAGCCTTTCCAACTACATTTCGAGCGGGTGGGTGACGGGGCTGCTTCCCGAGACTATTCGTGCAACGACTGTAAACGGTCTTGAGGCAGCCACTGCCAAGGCCTCCGCGGAACGATGGGATTTCGACGTCACCGTCATCCGGATCGGTCCGCAGATCTTTCGTTTCCTGACGGCGGTGCCGAAAGGCAGCCCGGCCCTGGAGCCCACCGCGGAGAAACTCCGCTCGAGCTTCCGACGGATTACCCGACAGGAAGCCGCGTCCCTGAAACCGCTGCGCGTTCGCGTCATTACCGTGGGGCAAGGCGATACGATCGGCTCACTTGCGGCGCGAATGATGGGTACGGAACGGAAGCTCGAACTGTTCAAGCTGATCAACGCGCTCAACACCGGCTCGACGCTCGCGCCGGGAAGTCGGGTTAAGATCATCTCGGAGTGA
- the leuD gene encoding 3-isopropylmalate dehydratase small subunit, producing the protein MEKFVKLTGVAAPLPVVNIDTDMIIPKDYLKTIKRTGLGKGLFAEARYKEDGSENADFVLNKPAYRNAQILVAGDNFGCGSSREHAPWALLDFGIRCVISTSFADIFYNNCFKNGILPIVVSPENLDKLMDDAGRGSNAVLTVDLEAQEITGPDGGTIKFDIDPFKRHCLLNGLDDIGLTLEKAASIATFEKANAVAHPWA; encoded by the coding sequence ATGGAAAAGTTCGTTAAACTCACCGGCGTCGCCGCACCGCTTCCGGTCGTCAATATCGACACCGACATGATCATCCCGAAGGATTATCTGAAGACGATCAAGCGCACCGGCCTCGGGAAAGGACTTTTCGCGGAAGCTCGCTACAAGGAAGACGGCTCCGAAAATGCGGATTTCGTCCTCAACAAGCCCGCATATCGCAACGCGCAGATTCTGGTCGCCGGAGACAACTTTGGCTGCGGCTCCTCTCGCGAGCACGCCCCCTGGGCACTGCTCGATTTCGGCATACGCTGCGTAATCTCCACATCGTTCGCCGACATTTTCTACAACAACTGCTTCAAGAACGGCATCCTGCCGATCGTCGTCAGCCCCGAAAACCTGGACAAGCTGATGGACGACGCCGGCCGCGGCTCCAACGCCGTTCTGACCGTTGACTTGGAAGCCCAGGAAATTACCGGCCCCGATGGTGGAACGATCAAGTTCGACATCGATCCGTTCAAGCGCCATTGTCTGCTGAACGGCCTCGACGACATCGGCCTGACACTCGAGAAGGCGGCGAGCATCGCGACTTTCGAAAAGGCCAATGCCGTTGCTCATCCTTGGGCATAA